The DNA window aaccaccgcagaaacctataatgtgtctggagtatttggtggaaaagcatcgtcctcccgtgcccggcgtctgctacaattgtggagacaaaggacatgaatatgaggaatgccggaaaccaaatCGGGTCTTCTGCATCGTCTGTGGTTTTAAAGggtttgatgtttctcgttgcccttactacctaaaaaacgggatcagaactaactgaagtcgcagttggcagtaaaacagcgctccaaacaacaactcattattaatccccagatttacgacagttttcgaccggcttgtgatgaggactatgataattcgttgtctgtcgaaaccatcgtccttgacgacccgttcgacaaccgtccatttgcaattgtcgcagtgtacggcaaatccttcaaagctttgctcgacagtggtagtaacgccacgattatgagtaaaaagctataccgaaagttttcgaaaagtcccttgaaaagtttggaacgaccattcgaactacgttctgcaaatggtcaatccttaccaatcattggacaagcgtatctcccgtatacttttcaaaatttgacaaaggtcctatgcactcttgtagtagagcatctgaccgtcaactccattctaggtatggacttttggcgcgcctttgggatttctcctgagataaaaaactgtgctctgttgaactcaggtcaggaatcggaagacgacgaagaagatgaagtaccgcgtgagtcgatactcacttcggaacagttagcgcgcgtagaacaaataaagaagtgtttccaggaagtagagcccggaaagctaagcccaacctcattcacagagcacaggattgtcatcaaagatgaattccaaggtgcggcacccgtttgccgatatccttatcacatgagcccaaagaaactgtcaaaggtctgggaagaggttgaccgatggcggtctatgggaattatcgaggagtctgattcgaattggtcgcttaatattgtggcgatcacgaaaccagacgactcaattcgcctttgtctagacgctaggtctctcaatgagcgtactgtacgagatgcataccctctgccccaccctgggcgaatattgggcggcttacccaaggcgaagtacctgtctatcatagacttgaaggaggcctttctccaggtacccctggctaaggatagtcgcaaatataccgttttcagtgttcccggcagaggtatgttccaatttactcgtctaccatttggtctcgtcaacagccccgctactctggcgcgactgatggaccaggttcttggacgaggtaaatgggaaccttacgttttcgtctacctagatgacatcatcgtggtaagcgaaacgttcgagcatcacatacagttgctcaaagcagtggccgattgtctagcaagagccaacctaaccatcaatttggaaaaatcccgttttggagtccccgaacttaagtttcttggttatttgttgaatcgggacggactcaaggtcaatcctgacaaaattcaaccgattctcgactacgagagaccggttaccgtgacgaaattacgtcgtttcctcggtatgtgcggttattaccgccgcttcattgatcggttcagtgatGTAACCgctcccttgaccgatctgctcaaaacaaaaaccaagagcttagtttggaactccgaggcagaactcgcgttccttaaaattaaggaacttctagtcactcctccagttttagtcccaccagacttctccaaagagttcatccttcaaacagacgctagtgacgtagcagtcgctgctgttctggtgcaggagtatcccaagggtgagaaagtagttgcttacttttcgcacaaactgaccactccccaaaggaactatcatgcaactgagaaggaaggtctggcggtgataatggcggttgaacactttcgaggttacttggaaggttatcattttcgactggtcactgattcgtcagcgattacatggatactgaagactaaatggaaaaccagttcacgtttgagtcgttggagtttagaattgcaactctacgacatgtctattgagcaccggaaaggcaaggacaatgtcgttccggatgcgttatcccgggccgtggcagccgtttcagctttgttcacctcagactggtactgttccatgaagtcaaaagttatccaaaatcctgacgactatgccgacttcaaagtagaaaatgatcaacttttcaagtatgtcaactcgaaagttgttccgtgcgactcgcggttcagttggaaactcgtcccagcacccgagttccgtcaagatttgatccaacgtacccgcgaaaatttgcttcacgtgggatacgataaaacgatccacgaagtgcagttgcgatattactggcctcggatgggatcggaagtacgaaagtttattcgagaatgtgggacgtgcaaggaaatcaaagctcctttcgtcccagtccagcccgaaatgcaccatggcgaatggtttctgtggactatattggtcctcttccaaaaagcaaacgtggcaatcaacacttgcttgtcgtcctcgacgtcttcagcaagtacgtcatgttaacctccgttcgcaaaatcgctagtacgtcactctgtacgatactgcgcgaacagtggttcaatcgccatggtagcccggaaattctgctaagcgacaatgcctccactttcacctcgaaggagttcagtcaattcataaaagaaaccaacgtcaaacattggctgaactcccgctatcattcgcaggctaacccagtggagcgaacaaatcgctcgataagcaccgcaatccgggcatatgctcgaaccgagcagcgcaattGGGATATCCACATtaccgatgtggagcgcatcctaaatactaccgttcattcctccactgggtttagtcctcatttcattatacacgggtgtgaaatggcatctgccgatgacttcagcaggatttccggtgagggtgacctagaaacaagacaccaacaaatagacaaaatccgggagattgtggtcaaaaatttggcaaagacaagcgagggcattcgacatcagtacaacttgcgtcatcgaaagttctccaaaccttttgaaacgggacaaatggtgtaccgtcgaaacatgaagttgtcgaatgcactcgagtcttacaatgctaaacttggaccacaatacttaccggcaaaaattgtctcaaaaaaaggtgtatcctcctacgagctggaggatttagcaggtaaaaatctcggagtttggccagcaaatctccttaaaccagcataaaaacaatcttttccgtgccgtctgtGGATTGACTTGGGAGTTTTTCAAAAGCTgccgtcagttcccgacggcaacaccacggactttggtccgaataaaaccaaaataagtttctccgtcttctctatcTTCATTCTAGAAGACCGAAACTGCCGCAGGAAAGGTTTTTAAAACACACTTTCTATACCTTTTTTGGCGCGCCGCTCGAGCAGCGGCGTAATAAAATTATCGCACTTAATGTATGGTCGGGAACCCGTCTTGGCCACAGAGGGATAGAATTATCCACTTAAATAAACACACAAATCGTACGCCGTGGTCCCCGAACGCATCAATAGCACtttctgccgtgttcggcaaacaaaaccataaaattcttttgcgccccactcgcGCAGTGAGGTAACCAACTATTTccatgaaatatatgctccggtAACGGAGACGATAACGATAGGGTGTAATTCTCCACTAAAGAAACACAAATCCACTATCCGTGCTATTCTCCCGGGTACCGGACGCATCTAAAtacactttttaaaaaaaaaaccctcttagtggggaacactcgcacctacgggtgcactaaattatataaaatctcCCTTGTTTGGGCACTGAACCGAATAAAAAATTCTTTTCCCTTCTTCGATAGGGAcgcaaaaaaagatgggtgggtaatgtctgcgacataaccggagagatgtagaatacataaggaacacgttcttcaaatatgttgatactcattggaattttcggacaaaaggtgatttgggcgaggaatatttcaaattattctttacaaaaatgatggtagtcctgaaaaggtaccagttttgttggcgttgttggccttggtgagggagatggctaacgatgaaattaattgttagcatgaggaagtcgcgtagtactggccaatggaagaacagataataattgattcctgaaaatcaatttttctttattcatgtaaattatacatacttacaaatctaacagaagattcctgatcatatttctgaatcattagtgcgaacattgtgtaatttggttaagtacaatgaaagttacaaactttccaaactcgaccttctgttccttcagaaatattgaaatggggtgtctatattaaaccgttagtcgtggtcacaataaaaaaagatgggtgggtaatgtctgtcacataaccagagcgtcgtgatttcaattcgagacgttaatttaaatctaataatattcaacagaatcacgtttgaatgggaaatgttcaaataattctctatggtaataatggtggttctgaaaagaacctttggtatcggcgttggtgttgatggtgatgcgctggatcgttggatatttttggcatgatagttacgtgcctagcgaactgttttgtagcctcgaacaaaacgacaagactggcttcttcgggtaccattacggctgaactttataaacttagctcgactttgaaatcctgcacaatctcacgaatcagacactagtagagccattttgtttgctactagcacggagctgcacaaaaaaatcatatgcAGTTAGTTcgcgggggctgccaaaaagcttgaatagaagcatgcgacttcaacgtttctcttaaacacatgcaacaacacattcgttttggtaatactgataataacagtagaaaggaatggaaaagcagtgaacgaaacgagcgagaggataatttaattttttttttccatgtgcaagctacttctttccacacaacgtattatgttgcttgttgaaaatttgctacacaccttaaaatgaaagtttcagtttaactctcgctagaacacaattgattggtcctgaaaagaaccgttgcttttattgtaatttacgcccactcccacaaaccgaccaagtaggcatcactggcttcattacggctgagttttgtaagcgtagctcgactttgaagtaatacacaaccttacgaaccagacgctggaatgttagccagcggattagttgctccgttgccctttagttggggcgaaatactagcatggcgatagttcctgatcggtagttggttgcgatgggccaccagtagctggggcacttttgcggaccgtaatcatcgccaactgctttcctccggtggactggctgcttgctagtgcttgaacgaatacgaatgatgagaaaaaccaaccgaccaatattcatatatgaaaacacgagaaagcactactatcgctctcccgctcgttttcgtgccattcctgtgcctttcctttcctttccgctaccaatactagcataaccaaaacgaatattctgtctttccatcgccttcaatctagtggccagtgctagcaaacttgcatgttcagtttttcaataacaacattccaacaatattttcaaagaatgttgcagatttgaaaagaaggaaggagaagattttcgcaaatttaaattcttttgtcttatttgttagcgctgataaaggctatttagttttctACTAGcatggagctgcacaaacaaatcgatttatgcagttaatcaacggaggctgccaaaaagttcgaataaaagcatgcgactagtgtactttgcacgttctatattttatcaatactagagaggaacaataaaataattcaaattgttatagcgacatgcaattgtggcaacactggccatgagatggtgggggaacacgcacattcgttttagttatgatggtagtagcagcagaaaggaatggaaaagcagtgcacgaaaacgagcgagagaggataatttaaattctctttctttctttccacacatcgtatttcttatatagctttctgaaaattatttgttatacaccataaaatgtaaatttcagtttaacacttattagaacacaattaattggtcctgtaaagaaccgtttattgttttattgcgggagcataattcagacgcactccccgcggacacggtgagcccgtttaactcttattagaacacagattagtttctctgttgccctttagttggggtgaaattcttgcagggcgacagttcctgatcgggttgcgatgagtcaccagtagctgtggcactttttccgaccgtcgtcatcgccaacttctttccttcggtggactggctgcttgctagtgcttgaacgaatacgaatgatgagaaaaaccgaccgaccaatattcatatatgaacacacgagaaagcactactatcgctctctcgctcgttttcgtgccattcctgtgtctttcctttccgttcggctaccaatactagcataaccaaaacgaatattctgtctttccatcgccttcaatcagtggccagtgctagcaaacttgcatgttcagtttttcaataacaacattccaacaatattttcaaagaatgttgcagatttgaaaagaaggaaggagaagattttcacaaatttaaattcttttgtcttatttgttagcgctgataaaggctatttagtttgctactagcaaggagctgcacaaacaaatcgatttatgcagttaatcaatggaggctgccaaaaagttcgaataaaagcatgcgactagtgtactttgcacgttctatattttatcaatactagagaggatcaataaaataattcaaattgtaatagcgacatgcaattgtggcaacactggccaagagattgtgggggaacacgcacattcgttttagttatgatggtagtagcagcagaaaggaatggaaaagcagtgcacgaaaacgagcgagagaggataatttaaattctctttctttctttccacacatcatatttcttatatagctttctgaaaattatttgttatgcaccataaaatgtaaatttcagtttaactcttattacaacacaattaattggtcctgtaaagaaccgtttattgttttattgcgggagcataattcagacgcactccccgcggacacggtgagccagtttaactcttattagaacacagattagtttctctgttgccctttagttggggcgaaattcttgcagggcgacagttcctgatcgggttgcgatgagtcaccagtagctggggcactttttccgccgtcgtcatcgccaactgctttccttcggtggactggctgcttgctagtgcttgaacgaatacgaatgatgagaaaaaccgaccgacagatatttatataatcgcgctaatatgcactactatcgctttctcgctcgttctcgtgccgtgcatgagcctttcctttccgtccggcttgtaatggcctaaccaaaggaatatgccgtctttcccccaccaactgctctcgtcaagcaacccaatgcgaataatcataaaacaaacatgtagtggacctatatataaacttttcattattttattgctcGGTTGGTCCAcgattttgacggctctgtgcggaatgggctgaaaaatttcacttttccgagtcgttttcgaaagatttttcaaaacacatttttttgttattagtgcatgttatacatacttcaaattttaatacagcatagaggaacatatttgcaacaaattggcctaaaaatcaaatcattctgtttagtatgataaaagttattaacgttcaaaatctgacgcggcgccgcagccgatattttgaaacgggacccctatattgaaaccttaaatgtattctacattaaaaaactCACGCGGCTGATTCCCGACCGAAACTATCACGAGAAATCGCGCGGAAACGGtataaaaatcgcgaataaaaacaatttGCGACCACCAAtttcgcgaactgttttgtttttatttacaattttgatGATTCTTTCATCATATCGAATCAAGAGGGTGACGTGACGTCATATTTTCGTAGCCAACATAACAACTTTGCTTGTAACAAAATGAACGCAATTAATTCCAAATACGAACGCGGAGCATTTTAGTTTACATCACATCAGTTAaagtgttcattgttttctattgtttactgctactattgtttgttgatgacattttaagcgattttgacgttgtcaaactgacccccatcgatcggtggaaaaacgatgttgcctattgtcaaactctgtatgtagagatagggatgccagttacctGTATCGAATGGATCATCGATTTGACACTTTCCCCGATGTTCGCACCAAGgctctgcatcatgcaggtgtaaCCCGATTCGAATCAGAGTGGTGTGCGTGTTAGAGAGATGTGGGTTAAAAAAGCGCCGCGcgtcttcgatttcgaatcgaataataaaattttatttcgcataattttgggtttgtggttaaacctgggatggttcgtttgattccagcgggaatcattttgatatttttaaattatgcgaaagacattctttggtccctctcaaacgtttcttttgccatgtacgaagcgttttgaggcgaaaagggacgaatatacaaacattttgtccggaatgtctgcgagtgggagaaatgatgacgtgttaagcggtattgtatgtgtgaatgtatgagtgtggaatcgaacacagtgaatgaatgcatgtgtgaatgatcagataaaattgttttggggttaattcgaagtgcttatcggaatgtgaatgatggagcaggccagtgattgagaatgaatgaatgggattgtatgaatgtatttggattgaATCCCCAACACAAGTGTGTAGTACTGGTATCGTAAGGACACGTaagacatttctggacagtcgatgaaaaagaacaatataatgccgacaaccgtcCCCCTGCAcgttgaaacattgaaaattatcaatgccacttgcagaattttgggaatttcgagttgttaccgatcttgttTTCGGATTGGATTTAGAATTCAACCCATAGCCGAATAATGACAATGGCTGAtagcctctcgcttcgcgtatgctgtcagtattatcagaccaaaCTTGAGCAAACATTTCACCGATGAGGACACTCGGTCGATTAATttttttggatgaattatttaaaatttgcggaagaaataattaggtgtagttagtttttctttgtttatttatttatttattcatttcgttattattattgtatcggtgttaggtgttagtttagaaaaaaattgttaccaatttttttccacccggtgtgggcgagattgtaacccgtcagggtaacaatttaacaCAGGGTGAAAATATACCTGTAGAAATATTTCCGTAGTCCGTTCGACGAGACTCGAActataaatttattaaatttcattagaTTTCATATAAATTCTTCATTTCGTACTTACAATTAGTTTCTCTATTGATTAAATTCCCCCGACTGACTTTGAGGCTGTACAGGTTATGTTTTCGGGTAACCTATGATAAATGATTTTACTACATGTCGCTAACCAggtaaatgaaaataattctTACTACAAGTTTATCCCGTTGAATATAATTCACTGTAACGGCTCTCGAACTAGTGTCAAATATAGCAATCTGCTAAACCATTTAAAATAGATTTAGATTTAGAAATTTAGATGACAGTTTCTAGTACAATATTGATTTTACTAATTACCTGCGCagaatatgataattattcaATATAATCGTTATTCGATAAACACCGATAAGTCACTATGCCGATATGCTCTCAAGAGATAAAGATTTATAATTACTTAGTGGAATGAACCAACAATTTTGTAACTCCACGTGAGTATTGCCGTTCTACCTATCGTATTGGCCTTCACTTCATTCCATCAGCCCGTAACGATGTTGTACCTACTCTCTATTTGACGCAAGACGTTAGTATGATAGTGTCGTAGTACTTCTGGTGAACGAGACGCCTATCCTGAACGTTTCTTAACACCCCGACCCGTAAGACCTAAGCTTAATTGGTCTTCCTAACATCTAGTACGTCCAGGGGAGCCACCTTGATCGCTGGTCGTTGCAATATCCCATTGTTTGTTTGGACGTCAACCTTGCGCACCTGGCCGTCCGGACTTGGGTAAGTCTTGATCACGCGACCTCGAAGCCACCCATTCCGCACGGATTCGTCGACCACGACTACGAGATCGTCATCTTGCAACGGCCGAACCTCGGCAAACCATTTAGTTCTTCTTGCAATCGTAGGGAGATAAGCTTGAATCCAGCGCTTCCAAAATTGGTCGAGTAAATGTTGCATCAACTTCCAGTTTGTTCGTAGTGATACTTCCTCATGAACTGGAATGTGTTCTGGGTTATTTGCCCCACTTGAGCTCATAAGAAGGAAGTCATTTGGAGTTAGAACCTTTTGTTCTGGTGTTTCTAACGGTACAAATGTAAGGGGATGGGAGTTGACCATAATCTCTGCCTCGGCGAGAAGCGTCACGAGTGATTCATCGTCTAGTTTGTCTCGATTTGACAATACTTTGAAGGCCTCTTTAACAGAACGAACCTTTCTCTCCCAAACGCCACCCATGTGCGGGGCGGACGGGGGGTTGAAATGCCACGCTATTTCAGCATTAGTGAATGCCGTGGCTATAGAGCGGTTGATATTTTTGGTCTCATCTGCCAACTCTTTCGCAGCACCTCGAAAATTTGTGCCGTTGTCACTGAAGATCTGTTGGGGAGCACCTCTTCTCGCCACAAATCGTCGTATTGCCAACCTGCATGACTCCGTAGTTAAAGAATGAACCACCTCCAAATGAACAGCTCGTATAGTCAAGCAGGTGAACAGCGCCACCCAACGTTTCACATTGGATCTGCCTCTTTTTACCACCATTGGTCCAAAGTAGT is part of the Topomyia yanbarensis strain Yona2022 chromosome 1, ASM3024719v1, whole genome shotgun sequence genome and encodes:
- the LOC131696329 gene encoding uncharacterized protein LOC131696329, which codes for MNIADEATKWGGGPNFDVRSCWFLGPDFLYLPETEWPVRKIAPDPPSEELRVVHVHREVHNQSIIDFSQFSRLEDLLKKLAYLHHFCNNCLSREKISTKTRTVLLTQLDYSRAEKSLWRMVQAEEYAAEIAILQANTSLPISQRKRLDNSSQLKKLSPFLDEDGIIRLESRIDPDASYYCFDFRNPVILPRKSYVTELLIFRFHQRYGHANKYTVINEMLQRYYVPKLRSMVDKVIKRCTWCRVYRAKPSEPKMAPLPQARVHPYVRPFTFTGLDYFGPMVVKRGRSNVKRWVALFTCLTIRAVHLEVVHSLTTESCRLAIRRFVARRGAPQQIFSDNGTNFRGAAKELADETKNINRSIATAFTNAEIAWHFNPPSAPHMGGVWERKVRSVKEAFKVLSNRDKLDDESLVTLLAEAEIMVNSHPLTFVPLETPEQKVLTPNDFLLMSSSGANNPEHIPVHEEVSLRTNWKLMQHLLDQFWKRWIQAYLPTIARRTKWFAEVRPLQDDDLVVVVDESVRNGWLRGRVIKTYPSPDGQVRKVDVQTNNGILQRPAIKVAPLDVLDVRKTN